A single Bacillus sp. OxB-1 DNA region contains:
- a CDS encoding DinB family protein yields MTIEKLQEGSKNMNAAIQEMVKLIEAADTSLLYQKPSEEEWSVMQIASHVIEAVEFWAADLEALLIVPGAKWGRNHEHVRRLAAVEETYVSGVTAEEATRRLQALMPLVDQAFSKVQEEDLAKTAPSYNPNFDGKPLSFLIDHLLIKHVEGHLGQMERHLEKVKKQAVN; encoded by the coding sequence ATGACAATTGAAAAGTTGCAAGAAGGTTCGAAGAATATGAATGCGGCAATCCAGGAAATGGTGAAATTGATCGAAGCGGCAGATACCTCGTTATTGTACCAAAAACCATCCGAAGAAGAATGGTCTGTCATGCAAATTGCAAGCCATGTCATCGAAGCGGTGGAGTTCTGGGCAGCTGATTTGGAAGCGTTGCTAATCGTGCCAGGCGCAAAATGGGGACGCAACCACGAACATGTCCGGCGCTTGGCTGCTGTCGAGGAAACCTATGTGTCGGGTGTGACAGCCGAAGAGGCGACGCGTCGTCTACAAGCGCTCATGCCGCTTGTAGACCAGGCGTTCTCGAAAGTGCAGGAAGAAGATTTGGCGAAAACCGCTCCAAGCTACAATCCAAACTTCGATGGCAAACCGCTATCTTTCCTGATTGACCATCTGCTAATCAAACATGTAGAAGGACATTTGGGACAGATGGAGCGTCATTTGGAGAAAGTGAAAAAACAGGCAGTCAACTAA